One stretch of bacterium DNA includes these proteins:
- a CDS encoding divalent metal cation transporter, with amino-acid sequence AVLGTTISPYMWFWQASQEVEEREAIGERRLWQRHGVSRRELAYAAWDVDVGMLFSNVVMYFIILATASTLHRAGHTTITSAAQAAEALRPLAGSLATWLFAIGLASAGLIAIPVLLGSAAYAVGELFGWRTGLGERPGRARGFYAVIVVATAVGMLINFTGINPIDALFVTALINGFITPPILVLLMLAANNRAIMGTRVNGPLLNTIGWGTTAVMTAAVVGLILTWKS; translated from the coding sequence TCGCGGTGCTCGGCACCACGATCTCGCCCTACATGTGGTTCTGGCAGGCGAGCCAGGAGGTCGAAGAACGCGAAGCGATCGGCGAGCGCCGCCTCTGGCAGCGGCACGGTGTGAGCCGCCGAGAACTGGCCTACGCCGCCTGGGACGTCGACGTCGGCATGCTCTTCTCCAACGTCGTCATGTACTTCATCATTCTCGCCACCGCGTCGACCCTGCACCGCGCCGGCCACACCACTATCACGTCGGCCGCCCAGGCCGCGGAGGCCCTACGGCCGCTCGCCGGCTCGCTCGCGACATGGCTGTTCGCGATCGGCCTCGCGAGCGCGGGCTTGATCGCGATCCCGGTGCTGCTCGGCTCCGCCGCCTACGCCGTCGGGGAGCTGTTTGGATGGCGCACCGGCCTCGGCGAGCGGCCGGGACGGGCGAGGGGATTCTACGCGGTCATCGTCGTCGCGACCGCCGTCGGCATGCTCATCAATTTCACGGGCATCAACCCAATCGACGCGCTGTTCGTGACGGCGCTGATCAACGGCTTCATCACGCCGCCGATCCTGGTGCTGCTGATGCTCGCGGCCAACAACCGCGCGATCATGGGGACGCGCGTGAACGGCCCGCTGCTCAATACAATCGGCTGGGGAACGACCGCGGTGATGACCGCCGCCGTCGTCGGCCTCATTCTGACCTGGAAATCCTAG
- a CDS encoding ornithine cyclodeaminase family protein, whose translation MALLLRESHLRELLAMRELIPLMARTLASFSTGGAVQPVRSTTPVARYGGFLGVMPAYLAPPAPAAPGGRPGEAGESEEALGLKAVAFYPNNAARRLPTHLATILLLDPATGALRAVLDGRLITEMRTAAVSAAATDRLARQDARVLAILGAGVQARSHVEALREVRPPSEVRAWSRTQAGAERFAAEMRERFGVRVAVAASAEDAVRGADVICTVSGSTTPVVEGAWLAPGAHLNAVGAARPDWRELATDAVRRARLFVDSREAAMTEAGDVVGPIREGAITERHIVAEIGEVFAGRHAGRESQDEITLFKSLGMAVEDVATARFAYARAQAKGIGEEIRLE comes from the coding sequence ATGGCCCTGCTGCTGCGAGAATCCCATCTCCGCGAACTGCTCGCGATGCGCGAGCTGATTCCGCTCATGGCCCGCACGCTCGCGAGCTTCAGCACCGGCGGCGCCGTGCAGCCCGTCCGGTCGACGACGCCGGTCGCGCGGTACGGCGGGTTCCTCGGCGTGATGCCGGCATATCTCGCGCCGCCGGCGCCGGCCGCGCCGGGCGGCAGGCCGGGCGAAGCCGGAGAATCAGAGGAAGCGCTGGGGTTGAAGGCCGTCGCCTTCTACCCGAACAACGCCGCCCGCCGGCTGCCGACGCACCTCGCGACGATTCTGCTGCTCGATCCCGCGACCGGCGCGCTGCGCGCGGTGCTGGACGGGCGCCTCATCACGGAGATGCGGACGGCGGCCGTCTCGGCCGCCGCGACGGACCGGCTCGCACGCCAGGACGCGCGCGTGCTCGCGATCCTGGGCGCGGGTGTGCAGGCGCGCAGCCACGTCGAGGCGCTGCGCGAGGTGCGCCCGCCCTCCGAGGTCAGGGCGTGGAGCCGGACGCAGGCGGGCGCGGAGCGCTTCGCGGCGGAGATGCGGGAGCGATTCGGCGTGCGGGTCGCGGTCGCCGCGTCGGCGGAGGACGCGGTGCGCGGCGCCGACGTCATCTGCACCGTCAGCGGCAGCACGACGCCTGTCGTCGAGGGCGCCTGGCTCGCGCCCGGCGCGCATCTCAACGCGGTCGGCGCGGCCCGGCCGGACTGGCGCGAACTCGCCACCGACGCCGTCCGCCGCGCCCGGCTGTTTGTCGATTCGCGGGAGGCGGCGATGACCGAAGCCGGCGACGTCGTCGGCCCGATCCGTGAAGGCGCGATCACGGAGCGCCACATCGTCGCGGAGATCGGCGAGGTTTTCGCCGGCCGCCACGCCGGCCGCGAGAGTCAGGACGAGATTACGCTGTTCAAGTCGCTCGGGATGGCGGTCGAGGACGTCGCGACCGCGCGCTTTGCCTACGCGCGCGCGCAGGCGAAGGGCATCGGGGAGGAGATCCGACTGGAGTAG
- a CDS encoding HAD-IA family hydrolase, translating into MPVRAVTFDVYSAMFDTVGGLTGALRAFFHQRGIAADSAAAARAWRSAHMSYLLLANSLDREPASNRAAIEASLRYTLRGPAPEIVPADMAALVGAWERLPAWPEAAEVLAEVRRRPSALGVLSNGDYGMLGALMRTFPVRFDRIVSVEGGKFKPHPSVYRKTLAEMGVSAEDLLHVAGSPSDAAGATAAGLRTIWINRAADAVLDPRFAPAHQSADLRGILPLL; encoded by the coding sequence ATGCCGGTTCGAGCCGTCACCTTCGACGTCTATTCGGCGATGTTCGACACCGTGGGCGGGCTCACCGGCGCCCTGCGCGCGTTTTTCCACCAACGCGGCATCGCCGCGGACTCCGCGGCGGCGGCCCGCGCCTGGCGGAGCGCGCACATGAGCTACCTGCTGCTCGCGAACTCGCTCGACCGGGAGCCGGCGTCGAACCGCGCGGCGATCGAAGCCTCGCTTCGCTACACCCTGCGGGGACCGGCCCCGGAGATCGTCCCCGCCGACATGGCCGCGCTCGTCGGGGCCTGGGAGCGCCTGCCGGCCTGGCCGGAGGCCGCGGAGGTGCTCGCCGAGGTGCGCCGGCGCCCCAGCGCGCTCGGCGTCCTGTCCAACGGCGATTACGGCATGCTGGGCGCGCTCATGCGGACGTTTCCGGTGCGGTTCGACCGGATCGTGTCGGTCGAGGGCGGCAAGTTCAAGCCGCATCCATCGGTGTATCGAAAGACGCTCGCGGAGATGGGCGTGTCCGCGGAAGACCTGCTCCACGTCGCCGGCTCACCGAGTGACGCCGCGGGCGCGACCGCGGCCGGCCTCCGGACGATCTGGATCAACCGCGCCGCGGACGCGGTCCTCGACCCGCGGTTCGCCCCGGCGCACCAGTCCGCGGATCTACGGGGGATCCTGCCGCTCCTCTAG
- a CDS encoding PLP-dependent aminotransferase family protein: MREKPLCRYEQLAGFIAGLVAGGTLAPGSRVPSLREISRQRETSLSTALQAYRLLEDRGVLEARPQSGFYVATGQPVSRQLPTASKPPAKAASVAVSGVVLKLLEHAADPKLVPLGCAIPSAELLASARLDRFLARAARTKGVDCNTYTVPKGDPRLRREIGRRALRWGQALSPEDIAITCGCTEALALALKAVAKPGDAIGIESPTYFGLLQIIEALDLRAFELPTDPATGVEVPALRDALERGAIAACLFASSFNNPLGCTMTDAKKAAVLDLLAKHGLPLIEDDIYGDIFFGEERPRPFMALRPSGNILYCSSFSKTLAPGYRVGWIAAGRHMQKILERKLGFTLCGPALPQLALAEFLSSGGYDRHLRRVRRTFANNIDHMLRIIDQAFPAGTRVSRPAGGFVLWLELPKPLRSRELFDAALAKGICFAPGDVFSAGGRYANCLRLSCGHNWHARIERGLRTLGALATAALARH, encoded by the coding sequence GTGCGCGAGAAGCCGCTCTGCCGCTACGAGCAGCTCGCCGGCTTCATCGCCGGTCTCGTCGCCGGCGGCACGCTTGCGCCGGGCTCCCGGGTGCCGTCGCTGCGCGAGATCAGCCGGCAGCGCGAGACCAGCCTGTCCACCGCGCTGCAGGCGTACCGCCTGCTGGAGGACCGCGGCGTGCTCGAGGCGCGGCCGCAGTCCGGCTTCTACGTCGCCACGGGGCAGCCGGTATCGCGTCAGCTGCCGACGGCCTCCAAACCGCCGGCCAAGGCCGCGAGTGTCGCGGTGTCCGGCGTCGTGCTGAAGCTGCTGGAACACGCCGCGGACCCGAAGCTGGTGCCGCTTGGGTGCGCCATCCCGAGTGCCGAGTTGCTGGCGTCGGCGCGGCTCGACCGCTTCCTGGCCCGGGCGGCGCGGACGAAGGGCGTCGACTGCAACACGTACACGGTGCCGAAGGGCGACCCGCGGCTGCGCCGGGAAATCGGCCGCCGCGCGCTGCGCTGGGGCCAGGCGCTCTCGCCCGAGGACATCGCCATCACCTGCGGCTGCACCGAAGCGCTGGCGCTCGCGCTGAAGGCCGTCGCCAAGCCGGGCGACGCGATCGGGATCGAGTCGCCGACGTACTTCGGCCTCCTCCAGATCATCGAGGCGCTCGATCTCCGGGCATTCGAGCTCCCGACGGACCCGGCGACGGGCGTCGAGGTCCCGGCGCTGCGGGACGCGCTCGAGCGCGGGGCGATCGCGGCCTGCCTCTTCGCGTCGAGCTTCAACAACCCGCTCGGCTGCACGATGACGGACGCGAAGAAGGCGGCGGTCCTCGACCTGCTGGCGAAACACGGGCTGCCGCTGATCGAGGACGACATCTACGGCGACATCTTCTTCGGCGAGGAGCGTCCCAGGCCGTTCATGGCGCTCCGGCCGTCCGGCAACATCCTGTACTGCAGTTCGTTTTCGAAGACCCTCGCGCCGGGATACCGCGTCGGCTGGATCGCCGCGGGGCGCCACATGCAGAAAATCTTGGAGCGCAAACTCGGGTTCACGCTCTGCGGGCCGGCGCTGCCGCAGCTGGCGCTGGCGGAGTTTCTCTCGTCGGGCGGGTACGACCGTCATCTGCGCCGCGTGCGGCGGACGTTTGCCAACAACATCGATCATATGCTGCGGATCATCGACCAGGCGTTTCCCGCCGGGACGAGGGTCTCGCGGCCCGCCGGCGGCTTCGTCCTGTGGCTGGAGCTGCCGAAGCCGCTCCGCAGTCGTGAGCTGTTCGACGCCGCGCTCGCCAAGGGCATCTGCTTCGCGCCCGGGGACGTGTTCTCGGCCGGCGGCCGGTACGCCAACTGCCTGCGACTGAGCTGCGGGCATAACTGGCACGCGCGGATCGAACGCGGTCTGCGAACGCTCGGCGCGCTCGCGACGGCCGCGCTCGCCCGGCACTAG
- a CDS encoding PhzF family phenazine biosynthesis protein, producing the protein MSGFDTAMSRRRFQQVDVFTTTPYAGNPVAVVLDGEGVTQEQMARFTRWTNLSEATFVLPPARPEADYRVRIFAPLGARGAAAAELPFAGHPTLGTCHAWLAAGGTPKQKDVVVQECPAGLVRIRRGADRLAFAAPPVIRSGPVDEDLVRRVASMLRVDRAGIVEAAWCDNGPGWVAVFLPTADAVLALEPGTVDMPVGVVGPYPNGAPAAFEVRAFFPKQGATAEDPVTGSLNASLAPWLLDSGRARSPYVASQGTALGCSGRVHVERDSEGTIWVGGGTITCVSGHANV; encoded by the coding sequence ATGTCTGGATTTGACACGGCGATGAGCCGGCGCCGCTTCCAGCAGGTCGACGTGTTCACGACGACGCCTTACGCTGGGAACCCCGTGGCCGTGGTGCTCGATGGCGAGGGCGTGACGCAGGAGCAGATGGCGCGGTTCACCCGATGGACGAATCTGTCGGAGGCGACGTTCGTCCTGCCGCCGGCCCGGCCCGAGGCCGACTACCGGGTGCGCATTTTCGCGCCGCTCGGCGCGCGCGGCGCCGCGGCCGCCGAGCTTCCGTTTGCCGGACATCCGACGCTCGGGACGTGCCACGCCTGGCTCGCGGCCGGAGGCACGCCGAAGCAGAAGGACGTGGTCGTGCAGGAATGTCCCGCCGGCCTGGTGAGGATCCGCCGGGGCGCAGACCGCCTGGCCTTCGCCGCTCCGCCGGTCATTCGAAGCGGACCCGTCGACGAGGATCTCGTCCGGCGCGTCGCGTCGATGCTGCGCGTCGACCGGGCCGGCATCGTCGAAGCCGCGTGGTGCGACAACGGTCCGGGATGGGTCGCGGTGTTTCTCCCGACCGCCGACGCGGTGCTGGCGCTCGAGCCGGGGACGGTCGATATGCCCGTCGGGGTCGTCGGTCCCTATCCGAACGGTGCTCCGGCGGCGTTCGAGGTGCGGGCCTTCTTTCCGAAGCAGGGCGCCACCGCCGAAGATCCGGTGACCGGCAGCCTCAACGCGTCGCTGGCGCCGTGGCTGCTCGACAGCGGCCGGGCGCGGTCGCCGTACGTGGCGAGTCAGGGCACGGCGTTGGGCTGCAGCGGGCGCGTCCACGTCGAGCGCGACAGCGAGGGGACGATCTGGGTCGGCGGCGGCACGATCACGTGCGTGAGCGGCCACGCGAACGTGTAA
- a CDS encoding nitroreductase family deazaflavin-dependent oxidoreductase encodes MRRLSFLAVIPAAMLSLILLVRFRRKSVARFNRAVTNRLTRRFAGRAPGFAIVIHRGRKTGRLYRTPVNVFQVPDGFVIALTYGRGSEWVQNVLAAGGCDLETNGRLYRLSAPVVAHDPGRRFPSFVRLVTRIGGVTEYLRASASPPPGTSQAGRFGSRRRPAPASPEPSPAGARPATGGTGA; translated from the coding sequence ATGCGGCGATTGTCATTTCTCGCGGTGATCCCGGCGGCGATGTTGAGTCTCATTCTGCTGGTGCGGTTTCGCCGGAAATCGGTCGCGCGCTTCAACCGCGCCGTCACGAACCGGCTGACGCGGCGATTCGCCGGGCGGGCGCCCGGGTTCGCGATCGTCATCCATCGCGGCCGGAAGACAGGCCGTCTCTACCGGACGCCTGTCAATGTGTTTCAAGTCCCGGACGGCTTCGTGATCGCCCTGACCTATGGGCGCGGCAGCGAGTGGGTGCAGAACGTGCTGGCGGCCGGCGGCTGCGACCTCGAGACGAACGGCAGACTCTACCGGCTCTCCGCGCCGGTTGTGGCCCACGATCCGGGCCGGCGGTTTCCCTCGTTCGTCCGTCTCGTCACACGGATCGGCGGGGTGACGGAGTATTTGCGGGCGTCGGCGTCGCCCCCTCCGGGGACTAGCCAGGCGGGACGCTTTGGCTCACGCCGTAGGCCTGCGCCGGCGTCGCCGGAGCCGTCACCGGCGGGGGCGCGGCCGGCGACGGGCGGGACGGGCGCGTAA
- the tadA gene encoding tRNA adenosine(34) deaminase TadA, translating into MTAGPTPGPPSSPDDERFMRAALAEAADAAILGDVPIGAVIARDGRIIARGQNRREADRDPTAHAELLALRQAARHLGGWRLTGCSVYVTLEPCPMCAGALLQARVDRLVYGAADPKAGAAGSVIDLFHGVRFNHTVRVTAGVCETECRELLQRFFSALRV; encoded by the coding sequence GTGACCGCCGGCCCCACACCGGGTCCCCCGTCGTCTCCCGATGACGAACGCTTCATGCGCGCGGCGCTGGCCGAGGCGGCCGACGCCGCGATCCTCGGGGACGTGCCGATCGGCGCGGTGATCGCCCGCGACGGCCGGATCATCGCGCGCGGTCAGAACCGGCGCGAAGCCGACCGCGATCCCACCGCCCACGCGGAATTGCTCGCGCTGCGGCAGGCCGCGCGGCACCTCGGCGGCTGGCGTCTTACCGGCTGCAGCGTCTACGTCACCCTCGAGCCGTGCCCGATGTGCGCCGGGGCGCTGCTGCAGGCCCGCGTCGACCGTCTGGTGTACGGCGCCGCGGATCCCAAGGCCGGGGCCGCGGGCAGCGTCATCGATCTCTTCCACGGCGTCCGCTTCAACCATACGGTGCGTGTCACGGCCGGGGTATGCGAGACGGAATGCCGGGAGCTGCTGCAAAGATTCTTCTCCGCGCTGCGTGTGTAA
- a CDS encoding aldolase/citrate lyase family protein, translating into MLSNPVKAKIRAGEAAFGTICALPSPEVVEIIGVAGYDCVLIDLEHGPLDVETVQAMGRACRATGIVPLARVPDANPKTILRMLDSGCLGVMVPQIETPEQAADVVAACRYPPAGRRSLAGNTVAAGWGIVPAADHVAASNEAVLSIVQIETRRGLDAVEKIVRVPGLDMIFIGPNDLSTSLGYPGQMRHPDVQDAIRRILRAAKDAETLSGILALEPQDVETYRPLGAGLMLDGIGRLLLRAAQAQVKGLRDAAVRLPAPGRS; encoded by the coding sequence ATGCTTAGCAACCCGGTCAAAGCCAAGATCCGCGCGGGCGAAGCAGCCTTTGGCACCATCTGCGCGCTGCCCTCACCGGAAGTCGTCGAGATCATCGGCGTCGCCGGCTACGACTGCGTGCTGATCGATCTCGAGCACGGGCCGCTCGACGTCGAAACCGTGCAGGCGATGGGCCGCGCCTGCCGCGCCACCGGCATCGTGCCGCTGGCGCGTGTGCCCGACGCGAACCCGAAGACGATTCTCCGCATGCTCGACAGCGGCTGCCTCGGGGTCATGGTGCCGCAAATCGAGACGCCGGAGCAGGCGGCGGACGTGGTGGCGGCGTGCCGTTATCCGCCGGCGGGCCGGCGCAGCCTCGCCGGCAACACCGTGGCGGCCGGCTGGGGGATCGTGCCGGCGGCGGACCACGTCGCGGCCAGCAACGAGGCGGTGCTGTCGATCGTGCAGATCGAGACGCGCCGCGGCCTGGATGCGGTGGAGAAGATCGTCCGCGTCCCCGGCCTCGACATGATCTTCATCGGGCCGAACGATCTGTCGACGAGCCTCGGTTATCCCGGCCAGATGCGCCATCCCGACGTGCAGGACGCGATCCGCCGGATTCTTCGGGCTGCGAAGGACGCGGAGACGCTGTCCGGGATCCTGGCCCTCGAGCCGCAGGACGTCGAGACCTACCGGCCGCTGGGCGCGGGTCTGATGCTCGACGGCATCGGGCGCCTGCTGCTGCGGGCTGCGCAGGCGCAGGTGAAGGGGCTTCGCGACGCCGCGGTCCGCCTTCCCGCTCCCGGACGCTCCTAG
- a CDS encoding VIT family protein, translating to MPEVRGELTIPGVKQDLAAIEARSTSYLLQVVQPALLGLMDGSISTLAPLFASAFATRNPHTALLVGTAAAVGAGISMGFAEALSDTGKLTGRGHPFARGMITGVATLIGGILHALPFLIPHLGLALAVAYMVVGIELVVIALIRYRYFRLSFWLSIVQVIVGGGLVFLAGVLIGRS from the coding sequence ATGCCTGAGGTTCGGGGCGAATTGACGATCCCGGGGGTCAAGCAGGATCTGGCGGCGATCGAGGCCCGCAGCACGAGCTATCTCCTTCAAGTCGTGCAGCCCGCGTTGCTTGGCCTCATGGACGGGTCCATCTCCACGCTCGCGCCGCTCTTCGCGAGCGCCTTCGCCACGCGAAACCCGCACACCGCGCTGCTGGTCGGCACCGCCGCCGCGGTCGGCGCCGGCATCAGCATGGGGTTCGCGGAGGCGCTGTCGGACACCGGGAAGCTGACCGGCCGCGGGCATCCGTTCGCGCGCGGCATGATCACCGGCGTCGCGACGCTCATCGGGGGCATCCTCCACGCGCTGCCGTTCCTGATCCCGCATCTCGGCCTGGCGCTCGCGGTCGCGTACATGGTCGTCGGCATCGAGCTGGTCGTGATCGCGCTCATCCGCTACCGCTACTTCAGGCTGAGCTTCTGGCTCTCGATCGTGCAGGTTATCGTCGGCGGCGGCTTGGTCTTCCTCGCCGGGGTGCTGATCGGGAGATCGTAG
- a CDS encoding Fur family transcriptional regulator — translation MIPNKNHVQTVAAVPPAEARGPAGARWTPLRGLLRARGGRLTPQRMAIYEAVVGRTTHPSVEMVHAAVRARFPGVSRATVYATLDLFADLGLVQEVGGRVRRYDGRAGRHVNLVCERCGGVTDIADPRLEALERRTAVRAGFDVRSARFELHGVCPRCRAQSRRAGGRSGTKASGGRRTEGARDA, via the coding sequence ATGATTCCTAATAAGAACCACGTTCAGACAGTAGCGGCCGTGCCTCCCGCGGAGGCGCGGGGGCCCGCCGGGGCGCGGTGGACCCCGCTGCGAGGACTGCTGCGCGCCCGCGGGGGCCGCCTCACCCCGCAGCGAATGGCGATCTACGAGGCTGTGGTCGGCCGCACTACGCACCCGAGCGTGGAGATGGTGCACGCCGCCGTGCGGGCACGGTTCCCGGGGGTCAGCCGGGCGACCGTGTACGCGACGCTCGATCTGTTCGCCGATCTGGGGCTCGTCCAGGAGGTCGGCGGACGCGTGCGCCGGTACGACGGCCGCGCAGGACGCCATGTCAATCTGGTCTGCGAGCGCTGCGGCGGAGTGACCGACATCGCCGATCCGCGGCTCGAGGCCCTCGAGCGGAGGACCGCCGTGCGCGCGGGATTCGATGTGCGATCCGCCCGGTTCGAGCTCCACGGGGTTTGCCCTCGGTGCCGCGCCCAGTCGCGCCGCGCAGGAGGCCGCTCGGGCACGAAGGCGTCCGGAGGGCGGCGAACCGAGGGGGCGCGCGATGCCTGA
- a CDS encoding fumarylacetoacetate hydrolase family protein, which translates to MRLVTFAARGQTRVGAVEGDWIVDLTRAARAHYAARGVSRPGARARALMPPSMTQVLVGGDEALALAREITAETRRALTHAPEARALESDGVVWRAGDVRLLPPVPAPPKILCVGRNYAEHAREGGGEPPTIPIYFGRFPHSLLGPGEPYVLPAVSEQVDYEGELAAVIGRRGRDIPESRALEYVAGYTVFNDISIRDFQRRTTQWMIGKNFDRSGPLGPALVTRDEVPDPQSLTLTVEVSGERLQEAGTNTMIFPVAFLIADVSRALTLEPGDVIATGTPSGVGFARKPPRWLRAGDTVRISITKVGVLETPVVAQDG; encoded by the coding sequence ATGCGCCTGGTGACATTCGCGGCGCGCGGCCAGACCCGCGTCGGGGCAGTGGAAGGCGATTGGATCGTCGATCTCACCCGCGCGGCCCGCGCGCACTACGCGGCCCGCGGCGTCTCGCGCCCCGGGGCGCGGGCCCGCGCGCTGATGCCGCCGTCGATGACACAGGTGCTCGTCGGCGGGGACGAAGCGCTCGCGCTGGCGCGGGAGATCACGGCCGAGACCCGGCGGGCGCTCACCCACGCGCCGGAGGCGCGCGCGCTCGAGAGCGACGGCGTGGTCTGGCGAGCCGGCGACGTCCGCCTGCTGCCGCCGGTGCCGGCGCCGCCGAAGATCCTCTGCGTCGGACGCAACTACGCGGAGCACGCGCGCGAAGGCGGGGGCGAGCCGCCGACGATCCCGATCTATTTCGGCCGGTTCCCCCACAGCCTGCTCGGCCCCGGCGAGCCGTACGTCCTCCCGGCCGTGAGCGAGCAGGTGGACTACGAAGGCGAGCTCGCGGCCGTCATCGGACGCCGCGGCCGCGATATCCCGGAGTCGCGCGCGCTCGAGTACGTGGCCGGCTACACCGTCTTCAACGACATCTCCATCCGGGATTTTCAGCGCCGGACGACCCAGTGGATGATCGGCAAGAACTTCGACCGCAGCGGGCCGCTGGGGCCGGCGCTGGTCACCCGCGACGAGGTCCCGGACCCGCAGTCGCTCACCCTCACGGTCGAGGTGAGCGGCGAGCGCCTCCAGGAAGCCGGCACGAACACCATGATCTTCCCGGTGGCCTTCCTGATCGCGGATGTCTCGCGCGCGCTCACGCTCGAACCCGGCGACGTCATTGCGACCGGCACGCCGAGCGGCGTCGGATTCGCCCGCAAGCCGCCGCGCTGGCTGCGCGCCGGTGACACCGTGCGGATCTCGATTACGAAGGTGGGCGTTCTCGAGACGCCGGTGGTCGCACAGGACGGATGA
- a CDS encoding DMT family transporter produces MTVRSLGALLLLAIVWGGSIPLTKLGLRDIPPLTLTALRYLTAAPCFLWLLRGRRLPPAGVCAAAAGLGLLGIGVGQVSQTLGVRLTPASVATVVSALIPVLVVALAAVRLRQPIGGTQVAGLAAALLGVALVAGGDPRALAPLHAATLRGVALVLLSSVAVALYYVLSVELIERYSVLTIAAISSLAGAAVLAPVAVWELGHAPMRLTASAIAAVLYLGLLVTVGGLWVWFGALMTLPARIPAALQYLQPIVGVLASAALFGDRLDRWFWTGTALVLAGIALSAGTRTRPTARPGVAVTRQPGINESSSA; encoded by the coding sequence ATGACCGTCCGGTCTCTCGGCGCGCTGCTCCTGCTCGCGATCGTCTGGGGCGGGTCGATCCCGCTCACCAAGCTCGGGCTGCGCGACATCCCGCCGCTGACGCTGACGGCGCTGCGGTACCTCACCGCGGCGCCGTGTTTCCTGTGGCTGCTGCGGGGACGCCGGCTGCCGCCGGCGGGAGTCTGCGCCGCAGCGGCGGGCCTCGGCCTGCTCGGCATCGGCGTCGGCCAGGTCTCCCAGACCCTCGGCGTGCGCCTGACCCCGGCATCCGTCGCGACGGTCGTCTCGGCCCTCATCCCCGTCCTGGTCGTCGCGCTCGCGGCGGTTCGGCTCCGGCAGCCGATCGGGGGGACGCAGGTGGCCGGTCTCGCCGCGGCACTGCTGGGCGTCGCCCTCGTCGCCGGGGGCGATCCAAGAGCTCTCGCGCCCCTGCACGCTGCGACCCTCCGCGGCGTCGCGCTGGTGCTGCTGTCGTCGGTCGCGGTGGCACTGTACTACGTCTTGAGCGTCGAACTGATCGAACGGTATTCAGTGCTCACCATCGCGGCGATCAGTTCGCTCGCCGGCGCGGCGGTGCTCGCCCCCGTTGCAGTGTGGGAGCTCGGCCACGCGCCGATGCGCCTGACGGCAAGCGCGATCGCGGCCGTCCTGTACCTCGGGCTCTTGGTGACGGTCGGGGGATTGTGGGTCTGGTTCGGGGCGCTCATGACGCTGCCGGCGCGCATCCCCGCCGCCCTTCAGTATCTCCAACCCATTGTCGGGGTGCTCGCGTCGGCGGCGCTCTTTGGCGACCGCCTCGACCGCTGGTTTTGGACCGGAACAGCGCTCGTCCTCGCCGGCATCGCGCTGAGCGCGGGAACCCGGACCCGCCCCACCGCCCGGCCGGGCGTGGCGGTGACCCGGCAGCCGGGTATAAATGAGTCAAGTTCCGCCTGA
- a CDS encoding VOC family protein encodes MKEGDEMLAGQTINQVALVVEDLDAAVRRYWERFGIGPWRIYTYQAPLVKRMTYRGRPQDYRMRLALARMGEVTIELIQPLSQENIYTEHLRQKGPGLHHIGIIVPSIDDAIAGAAKSGVRVLQSGGGHGLHGDGAFAYMDTENALGMIVEFIELPKERVAPEAVFPPP; translated from the coding sequence ATGAAGGAGGGAGACGAGATGCTGGCCGGGCAGACGATCAATCAGGTGGCGCTCGTGGTCGAGGATCTCGACGCCGCCGTCCGGCGGTACTGGGAGCGCTTCGGGATCGGCCCCTGGCGCATCTATACCTATCAAGCCCCGCTCGTAAAGCGGATGACCTATCGCGGGCGTCCCCAGGACTATCGGATGCGGCTCGCGCTCGCGCGGATGGGCGAGGTCACGATCGAGCTGATCCAACCGCTCTCCCAGGAGAACATCTACACGGAGCACCTCCGGCAGAAGGGACCGGGGCTGCACCACATCGGCATTATCGTGCCCTCGATCGACGACGCCATTGCTGGGGCCGCGAAGTCAGGCGTCCGTGTGCTGCAGAGCGGAGGCGGTCACGGCCTGCACGGGGACGGCGCCTTCGCGTACATGGATACGGAAAACGCGCTCGGCATGATCGTGGAGTTCATCGAGCTGCCGAAAGAGCGCGTCGCGCCGGAGGCGGTGTTCCCGCCCCCCTAG
- a CDS encoding glutaredoxin family protein, giving the protein MFCRRVEEFLTQHGVPYLARDVAEDPAAMAELERLGLATTPVTVVDGEVVVGFDRKRLAALLGLSPD; this is encoded by the coding sequence ATTTTCTGTCGCAGGGTCGAGGAGTTCCTCACCCAACACGGCGTTCCGTACTTGGCCCGCGACGTCGCCGAGGATCCGGCGGCGATGGCCGAGCTCGAACGACTGGGCCTTGCCACCACGCCCGTGACGGTCGTCGACGGCGAGGTGGTTGTCGGGTTCGATCGAAAGCGCCTCGCGGCATTGCTTGGGTTGTCCCCCGACTAG